In Parasphingorhabdus halotolerans, a single window of DNA contains:
- a CDS encoding winged helix-turn-helix domain-containing protein yields MRIDNRTARWLWLSAQGLASSPTGPLDVLTIIRDLGFVQLDTIRNVARAHHHILWSRNQNYREPMLNRLLADERSIFEHFTHDASVLPMDFYPMWKRQFRRLQEKISRSNFYSSPLNQSEIAAIKQRIEREGPLSTHAFDTKVIGKKKMWARPPHKKALDHMWYAGELATSHRENFTKFYDLAERVIPDEHLSHEVSDAAQIDWLCREALDRLGFGSTGDIQRFWAAVSAKEARDWAKENAGELVEVELETADRKWIKAFAPQDIDTRIARLQPPTSRLRILNPFDPVIRDRSRLSRLFGFDYRIEIFVPAAKRIWGYYVYPLLEGDRFVGRVELKADRKAGILKVIQIWPEEGVKWTMNRSGKLHAELGRLQKLIGAAKINWHCPEP; encoded by the coding sequence ATGCGGATAGACAACCGGACGGCACGGTGGCTTTGGTTGAGTGCCCAAGGCCTCGCATCCAGCCCGACCGGACCGCTGGATGTACTCACAATCATCAGGGATTTGGGCTTCGTGCAGCTCGATACCATCCGCAATGTTGCGCGCGCGCATCATCATATACTCTGGAGCCGCAACCAGAATTATCGCGAGCCCATGCTCAACCGGTTGCTTGCTGACGAGCGTTCGATTTTCGAGCATTTCACTCATGATGCTTCGGTTCTGCCCATGGATTTTTATCCGATGTGGAAGCGACAATTCCGCCGATTGCAGGAGAAGATATCGCGGTCTAATTTTTATAGCTCACCGCTAAATCAATCAGAAATAGCGGCGATCAAGCAGCGAATTGAAAGGGAAGGCCCACTATCGACCCATGCCTTCGATACCAAAGTCATTGGCAAAAAAAAAATGTGGGCGCGACCGCCGCATAAGAAGGCGCTGGATCATATGTGGTATGCAGGCGAACTCGCGACATCCCACCGCGAGAATTTCACCAAATTTTATGATCTGGCGGAACGGGTTATTCCTGATGAGCATTTATCGCATGAAGTATCGGACGCGGCGCAAATTGACTGGCTCTGCCGGGAAGCGCTGGACCGTCTCGGTTTTGGATCAACCGGCGACATTCAAAGATTTTGGGCGGCAGTGAGCGCCAAGGAAGCGAGGGATTGGGCCAAGGAAAATGCGGGCGAGTTGGTGGAAGTGGAATTGGAAACGGCGGATCGCAAGTGGATAAAGGCTTTCGCCCCGCAAGACATTGACACGCGGATAGCCAGACTTCAGCCACCGACCTCGCGGTTGCGGATATTAAATCCGTTTGATCCTGTAATTCGTGATAGAAGCCGGTTGTCACGACTATTCGGGTTTGACTATCGCATCGAAATTTTTGTGCCTGCCGCAAAGCGCATATGGGGCTATTATGTATATCCGTTGCTGGAGGGCGATCGGTTTGTCGGACGTGTTGAGTTAAAGGCCGACCGCAAGGCCGGGATACTGAAAGTTATCCAGATATGGCCTGAAGAGGGTGTGAAGTGGACGATGAACAGATCTGGTAAGTTACATGCTGAACTGGGCCGATTGCAGAAGCTCATCGGTGCGGCCAAAATCAATTGGCATTGTCCCGAGCCGTGA